A genomic segment from Propionibacteriaceae bacterium ZF39 encodes:
- a CDS encoding OsmC family peroxiredoxin translates to MATRNGNAIWRGDLKTGTGEVTVGNGVFSGNYSFKSRFEDGQGTNPEELIAAAHAGCYSMQLSAMLAEAGTPANSVDTNAVCALRFVDGAPTITAIELTTVGDVPGLTEEQFQKAAADAKAACLVTRALAGVGEINLQARLKD, encoded by the coding sequence ATGGCAACTCGCAATGGCAATGCAATCTGGCGCGGAGACCTGAAGACGGGCACCGGAGAGGTAACCGTCGGCAACGGGGTTTTCAGCGGCAACTATTCGTTCAAGTCCCGGTTCGAGGACGGTCAGGGCACCAACCCCGAGGAGCTCATCGCGGCGGCCCACGCCGGGTGCTATTCGATGCAGCTGTCGGCGATGCTGGCCGAGGCGGGCACCCCGGCGAACAGCGTTGATACCAATGCGGTGTGTGCGCTGCGTTTCGTCGACGGCGCGCCGACGATCACGGCGATCGAGCTCACGACCGTGGGTGATGTCCCCGGCCTGACCGAGGAGCAGTTCCAGAAGGCCGCAGCCGACGCCAAGGCAGCCTGCCTGGTGACCCGCGCGCTCGCGGGCGTGGGCGAGATCAACCTGCAGGCCCGACTCAAGGACTGA
- a CDS encoding response regulator transcription factor, producing the protein MSTIRILLVDDQALVRRGLRQLLALEEGVEVVGEAADGREALDLIAGGVVPDVALVDARMPGMDGIELIGRLRTDHPEIATLLLTTFDEDELLFGSLAAGAGGFLLKDVEPEDLMQAIRSVRGRTMVVDDHMAERLVARLRAGAQVAVPEDEGTVVHSEASAAAYIPDGPPGSPALTERELEVARMVAAGASNREIAGALFLGEGTVKNHVSAALRKLGLRDRTQLALAMRRP; encoded by the coding sequence ATGAGCACGATCAGGATCCTGCTGGTGGACGATCAGGCGCTGGTACGCCGGGGCCTGCGCCAGTTGCTCGCACTCGAGGAAGGCGTCGAGGTCGTCGGCGAAGCCGCCGATGGCCGGGAGGCGCTGGACCTGATCGCGGGCGGAGTGGTTCCGGACGTTGCGCTGGTGGATGCGCGGATGCCCGGGATGGACGGAATCGAGCTGATCGGTCGGCTGCGGACCGACCATCCGGAGATCGCCACGCTGCTCCTGACGACGTTCGACGAAGACGAGTTGCTGTTCGGATCGCTGGCGGCAGGAGCGGGTGGTTTCCTGCTCAAGGACGTCGAGCCAGAGGACCTGATGCAGGCCATCCGTTCGGTCCGCGGGCGCACCATGGTCGTCGACGACCACATGGCCGAACGGCTCGTCGCCCGGCTGCGGGCAGGGGCACAGGTCGCGGTCCCGGAGGACGAAGGGACCGTCGTGCACAGCGAGGCGAGCGCCGCGGCGTACATCCCGGACGGCCCGCCCGGGAGCCCGGCGCTGACCGAACGCGAACTGGAGGTGGCCCGCATGGTCGCCGCCGGCGCATCCAACCGCGAGATTGCCGGCGCACTCTTCCTGGGCGAGGGCACGGTCAAGAACCATGTCTCGGCGGCGCTCCGCAAGCTCGGCCTGCGGGACCGTACGCAGTTGGCTCTGGCAATGCGACGCCCCTGA
- a CDS encoding sensor histidine kinase, with the protein MQHLLRLFFGSGADGERPVLITVLFWGGVIPTLVVRTLVTAPELLVPTWVVYVLLAALVALWPLLRWRAGGRPFATAAFALVVLLVLFADGTGAAQLLLPLTIAQVIIVTGWTGTLLTIAAYALAQILGMRFVYDRPWRDVALQTLSVVLLMTMIAVVIDLVVREQRRRREYARLLDELTIAHADLAVAHEELQKRSEQVRELAVQAERARLAREVHDAVGHHLTVVKLDLTNALRLRGRDDDTAWSTVAEARDSASQALDEVRRAVRALGPGPLASATLGTALEGLVGSSSRDGLTVTLDVAGDVRPLAPTVAATFYRVAEEALTNIRRHARGADRATVRLDFGATATTLEVTDNGEAVESLEEGFGLAGVRARLAELDGTLRIETPDEGGVTLIGRIPSSDAAPAESLRPDTASVAR; encoded by the coding sequence ATGCAGCACCTCCTCCGCCTGTTCTTCGGCTCCGGCGCCGACGGCGAACGGCCCGTGCTCATCACCGTGCTGTTCTGGGGTGGTGTGATCCCGACGCTGGTCGTGCGCACCTTGGTCACGGCCCCCGAACTCCTCGTTCCCACCTGGGTCGTCTATGTCCTGCTCGCGGCGCTGGTGGCACTGTGGCCGCTGCTCCGGTGGCGGGCCGGTGGCAGACCGTTCGCTACTGCGGCGTTCGCCCTGGTCGTGCTGCTCGTGCTGTTCGCCGACGGCACCGGCGCGGCCCAGCTCCTGCTCCCGCTGACGATCGCGCAGGTGATCATCGTCACCGGCTGGACCGGCACGCTCCTCACCATCGCCGCGTACGCCCTCGCCCAGATCCTCGGCATGCGATTCGTCTATGACCGCCCGTGGCGCGATGTCGCGCTCCAGACGCTGAGTGTCGTCCTGCTGATGACGATGATCGCCGTGGTGATCGACCTGGTGGTGCGGGAGCAGCGGCGGCGGCGGGAGTACGCCCGGCTCCTCGACGAGCTCACGATTGCCCACGCGGATCTGGCGGTGGCGCATGAGGAGCTCCAGAAACGGTCGGAGCAGGTCCGCGAGCTGGCCGTCCAGGCCGAACGCGCGCGACTGGCGCGGGAGGTCCATGACGCGGTCGGCCACCACCTGACCGTCGTGAAACTCGACCTCACCAACGCCCTGCGGCTGCGGGGCCGCGACGACGACACGGCGTGGTCGACGGTGGCTGAGGCGCGGGATTCGGCGTCGCAGGCTCTCGACGAGGTACGCCGGGCCGTCCGCGCGCTCGGGCCCGGTCCGTTGGCGTCGGCCACCCTGGGCACGGCACTCGAGGGTCTCGTGGGGTCCTCCTCGCGGGACGGGCTGACGGTGACCCTCGATGTCGCCGGTGACGTGCGGCCGCTGGCTCCCACCGTCGCCGCCACCTTCTATCGGGTGGCCGAGGAGGCCCTGACGAACATCCGCCGACACGCTCGTGGAGCAGACCGGGCCACGGTTCGGCTCGACTTCGGCGCCACCGCGACGACGCTCGAGGTCACCGACAACGGCGAGGCCGTGGAGAGCCTCGAGGAAGGATTCGGACTGGCAGGCGTACGCGCTCGGCTGGCCGAACTCGACGGAACGCTCCGCATCGAGACCCCTGACGAGGGCGGTGTGACCCTGATCGGCCGCATACCGTCGAGCGACGCGGCTCCCGCGGAGTCACTGCGCCCGGATACTGCGAGCGTGGCTCGATGA
- the crcB gene encoding fluoride efflux transporter CrcB — protein MTPLLVVLVSVGGGLGAVVRFLTDARLSRNQPRVPIGTFVINLSGSLLLGFLVGWLGSRDGMSATWLAILGTGFCGGYTTFSTASVEVVRLWVTEGQVGGWAYALATLIGSVLAAAAGLSLGGLLG, from the coding sequence GTGACGCCGTTGCTGGTCGTGCTGGTCTCTGTCGGCGGAGGCCTTGGTGCCGTTGTGCGCTTCCTCACCGATGCCCGCCTGTCCCGGAACCAACCGCGCGTACCCATCGGAACCTTCGTCATCAACCTGTCCGGGTCCTTGCTGCTGGGGTTTCTGGTCGGCTGGCTCGGGAGTCGGGACGGGATGTCCGCGACCTGGCTGGCGATCCTGGGCACGGGGTTCTGCGGTGGGTACACCACCTTCAGCACCGCGTCCGTCGAGGTCGTTCGGCTGTGGGTGACCGAGGGCCAGGTGGGCGGGTGGGCGTACGCGCTCGCCACCTTGATCGGATCGGTCCTGGCGGCAGCGGCGGGGCTATCGCTGGGTGGTCTGCTGGGCTGA
- a CDS encoding VOC family protein yields MTKPTVFHSLAFRDADAGIAFLTALGFEERLTVRNETDPSMVEHAQFYWGDNGAIMFGSAQRPNEPGSDWERRVGVASCYLVVPTDADVDAAYERAIAAGGTSLQAPVDQDYGGRGCGVADSEGNQWSIGSYAGE; encoded by the coding sequence ATGACGAAGCCCACCGTGTTCCACAGCCTGGCCTTCCGCGACGCGGACGCCGGGATCGCCTTCCTTACGGCGCTCGGATTCGAAGAGCGTCTGACCGTCCGAAACGAAACCGACCCGAGCATGGTCGAGCACGCCCAGTTCTACTGGGGCGACAACGGCGCCATCATGTTCGGCTCTGCGCAGCGCCCGAACGAACCCGGCAGCGACTGGGAGCGCCGCGTCGGAGTGGCCTCGTGCTATCTGGTCGTGCCGACCGATGCCGATGTCGACGCCGCCTACGAGCGCGCTATTGCCGCCGGCGGCACGTCCCTTCAGGCCCCCGTCGACCAGGACTACGGCGGCCGCGGGTGCGGAGTAGCCGACTCCGAGGGCAACCAGTGGTCGATCGGCTCGTACGCGGGCGAATAG
- a CDS encoding SDR family NAD(P)-dependent oxidoreductase, protein MARVFITGSADGLGRNAAQELLDQGHTVVAHVRSELRRGAVRDLVDRGAELVIGDLGDLSEVRSVADQVNAFGHFDAVIHNAGVGVGSGGTLLTVNVVAPYLLTALINPDHRPERLIYLSSGMHRTGSTELDHLDWTGARQTASYSDSKLLLTALTMAVARLWPNTLANAVDPGWVPTRMGGENAPDDLRAGIATQTWLATSSDPEALVSGGYWRHRQQQDPRPEVHDTAFQDRLLTALADVTGTTLR, encoded by the coding sequence ATGGCACGAGTCTTCATTACAGGATCCGCGGACGGGCTGGGTCGCAATGCGGCGCAGGAACTGCTGGATCAGGGTCACACGGTCGTCGCGCACGTGCGCAGTGAGCTCCGCCGGGGCGCGGTCCGCGATCTGGTCGATCGCGGGGCAGAACTCGTCATCGGCGACCTCGGTGACCTGTCCGAGGTCCGGTCCGTGGCCGATCAGGTGAACGCCTTCGGTCACTTCGATGCGGTCATCCATAACGCCGGGGTCGGGGTCGGCTCCGGAGGGACCCTGCTCACGGTCAATGTCGTGGCGCCCTATCTGCTCACCGCCCTGATCAATCCCGATCACCGTCCGGAGCGGCTGATCTATCTGAGCTCCGGCATGCATCGCACCGGCAGCACCGAGCTCGACCACCTGGACTGGACCGGCGCCCGGCAGACGGCGTCCTATTCCGATTCCAAGCTCCTGCTCACCGCTCTCACGATGGCCGTGGCCCGCCTCTGGCCGAACACCCTGGCCAACGCGGTCGATCCCGGCTGGGTCCCGACCCGCATGGGCGGCGAGAACGCCCCCGACGACCTTCGCGCCGGCATCGCCACCCAGACCTGGCTCGCCACGAGCAGCGACCCCGAGGCCCTGGTCTCCGGCGGCTATTGGCGCCATCGCCAACAGCAGGACCCGCGACCCGAAGTCCACGACACAGCCTTCCAGGACCGCCTCCTGACTGCGCTCGCCGACGTCACGGGCACGACCTTGCGCTGA
- a CDS encoding oxidoreductase encodes MTTLFDDLGGEPGILRLAEAWHVRCLAHPIVSHAFSHGYHPQHTERVTAYWGEVLGGPARYSQELGTETEVVRMHSGNGPAEEMFAAGAECFAGALTDVGLAEGPTRERLLAWWAESTERMDGYPDDAADVPEGLRVPRWEG; translated from the coding sequence ATGACCACCCTGTTCGACGACTTGGGCGGGGAGCCCGGAATTCTCCGCCTCGCCGAGGCTTGGCACGTCCGATGCCTCGCTCACCCGATCGTTTCTCATGCGTTCTCACACGGTTATCACCCGCAACACACCGAGCGGGTGACCGCCTATTGGGGCGAGGTGCTGGGTGGCCCGGCGCGCTATTCCCAGGAACTCGGCACTGAGACTGAGGTCGTCCGGATGCACTCCGGCAATGGGCCGGCGGAGGAGATGTTCGCGGCGGGCGCGGAGTGTTTCGCGGGTGCGCTGACGGACGTGGGGCTGGCCGAGGGTCCCACGCGCGAACGGCTCCTGGCATGGTGGGCCGAATCAACCGAGCGCATGGATGGCTATCCCGACGACGCCGCGGACGTGCCGGAGGGCTTGCGGGTGCCGCGCTGGGAGGGTTAG
- a CDS encoding VOC family protein encodes MSARTSNFCIDAADPYAQTMWWAQVLEDFVLDPDDDQKAGDDECGLKGPDGRWLLFLKVPEPKTVKNRMHICLRPTDRHRDEEVERIVGLGATVVADLREGPERGWVVLADPEGNEFCVLRRED; translated from the coding sequence ATGAGCGCACGCACCAGCAACTTCTGCATCGACGCCGCCGATCCCTACGCCCAGACGATGTGGTGGGCCCAGGTCCTGGAGGATTTCGTCCTGGATCCCGACGACGACCAGAAGGCCGGGGACGACGAGTGCGGGCTGAAAGGTCCCGACGGCCGGTGGCTGCTCTTCCTCAAGGTGCCCGAGCCCAAGACCGTGAAGAACCGCATGCACATCTGCCTCCGCCCCACCGATCGGCATCGCGACGAAGAAGTCGAGCGCATCGTCGGGCTGGGGGCCACGGTCGTCGCAGACCTGCGCGAAGGACCGGAACGGGGCTGGGTCGTGCTGGCCGATCCCGAGGGCAACGAGTTCTGCGTCCTGCGACGCGAGGATTGA
- a CDS encoding HD domain-containing protein, whose amino-acid sequence MSYAERAEEVARAAHQGQVDKAGRPYAEHPGRVAASVRGDDELEAIAWLHDVVEDTEVTLDDLREEFPAEIVEAVDALTRRDGQDPADYYAVVRANPRARLVKLADMADNSDPARLAYLDPATQARLEAKYAHGRRALG is encoded by the coding sequence GTGAGTTATGCGGAGCGCGCAGAGGAGGTCGCGCGGGCGGCCCACCAGGGCCAGGTCGACAAGGCCGGCCGGCCCTATGCGGAGCATCCCGGGCGAGTGGCGGCGAGCGTCCGCGGTGACGACGAGCTGGAGGCTATCGCCTGGTTGCACGATGTGGTCGAGGACACCGAAGTGACGCTCGACGACCTGCGCGAGGAGTTTCCGGCCGAGATCGTGGAGGCCGTCGATGCGCTCACAAGGCGGGATGGACAGGACCCAGCGGACTACTACGCCGTGGTGCGGGCCAATCCGCGGGCGCGGTTGGTCAAGCTCGCCGACATGGCCGACAACTCCGACCCTGCCCGGCTGGCCTATCTTGACCCGGCGACCCAGGCGCGGCTCGAGGCGAAATATGCGCACGGGCGCCGCGCCCTGGGGTGA
- a CDS encoding MFS transporter encodes MSARHPRERVLGVLLVAIFASMICVTIINVALPSLRSGLGADDRDLQWVLASYALTYGLLLIPAGRAGDLFGHARVFRLGLALFTLAALLAAFTTTPFLLIATRILMGVGAGLFNPQVIGLIHELFPPEERARAFGRYGAVTALGAAFGPVLGGLLLTLPPDLGWRMTFAINVPLGLVALVLALRWLPASRIGYAGPRADLDPLGVLLLGAATACLMVPFITGTWWLLAGTLVLGLAFALWERAYARRGRSRMVDLRLFSIRSFSAAVAVFTFFLTGTVNVYVIQTLFIQQGLGRSALLAGLVSLPPALVTAWGSSLGSRLVTRIGTRTVPLGLLILLVGIGATIAVMFPVAAGASVWWTRSRCRSSASGWAW; translated from the coding sequence ATGTCCGCCCGGCACCCTCGCGAGCGCGTACTCGGCGTACTCCTCGTTGCCATCTTCGCGTCGATGATCTGCGTGACGATCATCAACGTCGCGCTCCCCTCGCTGCGCAGCGGTCTCGGCGCCGACGACCGCGACCTGCAGTGGGTGCTGGCGAGCTATGCGCTGACGTACGGCCTGCTGCTCATCCCCGCCGGCCGGGCCGGTGACCTGTTCGGACACGCCCGCGTCTTCCGCCTCGGCCTCGCCCTCTTCACCCTCGCTGCACTGCTCGCGGCCTTCACGACGACGCCGTTCCTGCTGATCGCCACCCGCATCCTCATGGGCGTCGGCGCCGGCCTGTTCAACCCCCAGGTCATCGGCCTGATCCATGAGCTCTTCCCGCCCGAGGAACGCGCCCGGGCGTTCGGCCGCTACGGCGCGGTCACCGCCCTCGGCGCCGCGTTCGGGCCCGTCCTCGGCGGTCTCCTCCTGACCCTGCCCCCGGACCTGGGGTGGCGGATGACGTTCGCGATCAACGTGCCCCTCGGACTGGTCGCGCTGGTCCTCGCGTTGCGCTGGCTGCCGGCTTCCCGGATCGGGTACGCCGGCCCGCGCGCGGATCTGGATCCGCTCGGCGTCCTGTTGCTGGGCGCAGCGACGGCCTGCCTGATGGTCCCGTTCATCACGGGGACGTGGTGGCTGCTGGCCGGCACGCTTGTTCTCGGCCTAGCATTCGCGCTCTGGGAGCGCGCGTACGCCCGCCGCGGCCGCAGCCGCATGGTCGACCTGCGACTCTTCTCGATCCGATCGTTCAGCGCGGCCGTGGCCGTGTTCACGTTCTTCCTCACCGGCACGGTCAACGTCTATGTCATCCAGACCCTGTTCATCCAGCAGGGCCTGGGCCGTTCGGCGCTGCTCGCCGGGCTGGTGTCGCTGCCCCCGGCCCTGGTCACCGCATGGGGCTCGAGCCTGGGGTCGCGGCTCGTCACCCGGATCGGCACGCGCACCGTACCGCTCGGGCTGCTCATCCTGCTCGTCGGCATCGGCGCGACGATCGCGGTGATGTTCCCCGTCGCCGCGGGCGCGAGCGTGTGGTGGACGCGGTCACGATGTCGATCCTCGGCGTCGGGATGGGCATGGTGA
- a CDS encoding rhodanese-like domain-containing protein, with amino-acid sequence MSRIDEILAEARAGMERVEPAELPLLQAEGACVIDIRNAVTRDPEGLVPGALIIDRLVLEWRLDPDCGYALPEAPARDDLVVLVCNEGYYSSLAARDLRQLGFHRATDLIGGFRAYAAAGLPVESALILDAPE; translated from the coding sequence GTGAGTCGGATCGACGAGATCCTTGCCGAGGCCCGTGCCGGCATGGAGCGGGTCGAACCGGCCGAGTTGCCCCTGTTGCAGGCTGAGGGCGCCTGTGTGATCGACATTCGCAACGCCGTGACGCGTGATCCCGAGGGCCTGGTGCCCGGGGCGCTGATCATCGACCGGTTGGTGCTGGAGTGGCGGCTCGATCCCGATTGTGGGTATGCCCTCCCCGAGGCCCCCGCCCGTGACGACCTGGTCGTGTTGGTCTGCAACGAGGGCTACTACTCCTCCCTCGCCGCCCGCGACCTGCGCCAGCTCGGTTTTCACCGCGCGACCGACCTGATCGGTGGATTTCGGGCCTATGCAGCGGCCGGGCTGCCGGTCGAATCGGCGTTGATACTCGACGCACCCGAGTAA
- a CDS encoding TetR family transcriptional regulator, translating into MARSSREVAERTGRRILEASTEAFASRGYARVKLEEVAAAAGVTRGAVYHRYASKEALFAGVLAKVMSAVAVEVEGIADGVPDDDPFVGLEAGCLAFVRAATSPGVRRILLVDGPAVVGWEAWRELDADHSRRTLEAGLEPIRSEGLLRGDPSAAAILLSGALNEAALWVAAAEDPEVAMQSVAETFPLLLNALRV; encoded by the coding sequence GTGGCCAGATCAAGTCGCGAAGTCGCCGAACGCACCGGTCGGCGCATCCTCGAGGCGTCGACGGAGGCGTTCGCCTCCCGGGGGTACGCGAGGGTGAAGCTGGAGGAAGTGGCCGCTGCCGCCGGCGTGACCAGGGGCGCGGTGTATCACCGCTACGCCTCGAAGGAGGCCCTGTTCGCAGGAGTGCTGGCCAAGGTGATGAGCGCCGTCGCCGTGGAGGTCGAGGGCATCGCGGACGGGGTGCCCGACGACGATCCGTTCGTGGGGCTGGAGGCGGGGTGTCTGGCGTTCGTGCGGGCGGCGACGTCGCCTGGGGTACGCCGTATCCTGCTCGTCGACGGGCCGGCGGTCGTGGGCTGGGAGGCGTGGCGCGAGCTTGACGCGGACCACTCGCGAAGGACACTGGAGGCCGGGCTGGAACCGATCCGGTCGGAGGGATTGCTGCGAGGAGACCCCTCGGCGGCGGCGATTCTGCTGTCCGGGGCGCTCAACGAGGCTGCGCTCTGGGTCGCCGCGGCGGAGGATCCCGAGGTCGCGATGCAGTCCGTGGCTGAGACCTTTCCCCTCCTGCTCAACGCCTTGCGCGTCTAG
- a CDS encoding VOC family protein, with the protein MSLTSLYPVLMSNDVATCAAFFTDSLGFDTTFANDWYVSLVRDGFELAVLAADHETIPDAYPRATANGLLVNLEVEDVDAEYAELVGRRGLTPVLDIRTEGFGQRHFIVAGPEGVLIDVITPIEPSDEYVADFREQAS; encoded by the coding sequence ATGTCCCTCACGAGCCTCTACCCCGTTCTCATGTCCAACGATGTCGCGACCTGCGCGGCCTTCTTCACCGACAGCCTCGGTTTCGACACCACGTTCGCCAATGATTGGTATGTCTCGCTCGTCCGCGACGGCTTCGAACTCGCCGTCCTGGCCGCCGATCACGAAACCATCCCCGACGCCTACCCGCGGGCCACGGCCAACGGCCTTCTGGTCAACCTGGAGGTGGAGGACGTGGACGCGGAGTACGCCGAGCTCGTCGGCCGCCGCGGCCTCACACCCGTCCTCGACATCCGCACCGAAGGCTTCGGCCAGCGCCACTTCATCGTGGCGGGCCCCGAGGGCGTCCTCATTGATGTGATCACGCCGATCGAGCCTTCCGACGAGTACGTCGCAGACTTCCGAGAACAGGCGTCGTAA
- a CDS encoding ABC transporter permease, whose amino-acid sequence MNIAESLRMALSSVLAHKLRSILTMLGIIIGVGSIITIVAIGQMGEQQLKNSISGGNKALVQIDYGPPGSGMSMGMASVGPPPQIRPIDVERIEQLPYVRSFIEQRFGSADINAGTKKAEGINVRAGDLEVFEIANLRLVAGRQISQADVDRAAQVIVLGRDTATELFGSPEQAIGQLVDLNGPPARVIGVVEEQSSFGFTFQECYVPLSAWETLFPGSPPYSTYAVAATDVEHVTEAGRNATDYLNEALVTNPDEARFKPIDMQQIEDEISSVTRIMTGIIGGIAAISLLVGGIGVMNIMLVSVAERTREIGVRKALGATRGQILLQFLIEAMVLTSLGGIIGILFAYGLTGLVAAVLGYEFVLSIPVTVAAVLFSMLVGVVFGLLPANQAAKLSPIEALRYE is encoded by the coding sequence ATGAATATCGCCGAAAGCCTTCGCATGGCACTGTCGTCGGTGCTGGCCCACAAGCTCCGCTCCATCCTCACCATGCTCGGCATCATCATCGGCGTCGGCTCGATCATCACGATCGTGGCCATCGGCCAGATGGGCGAGCAGCAGCTCAAGAACTCCATCTCGGGTGGCAACAAGGCTCTCGTGCAGATCGACTATGGGCCTCCCGGCTCAGGGATGTCGATGGGCATGGCATCGGTCGGCCCGCCACCGCAGATCCGGCCCATCGATGTCGAACGCATCGAGCAGTTGCCCTATGTGCGGAGTTTCATCGAGCAGCGGTTCGGCTCAGCCGACATCAACGCCGGCACGAAGAAGGCCGAGGGCATCAACGTGCGGGCCGGTGACCTGGAGGTGTTCGAGATCGCAAACCTGAGGCTGGTCGCCGGACGCCAGATCTCCCAGGCCGATGTCGATCGGGCCGCGCAGGTGATCGTGCTCGGGCGCGACACAGCCACCGAGCTGTTCGGTTCACCGGAGCAGGCCATCGGCCAACTCGTCGACCTCAACGGTCCGCCGGCGCGGGTCATCGGCGTGGTCGAGGAACAGTCGTCGTTCGGGTTCACTTTTCAGGAGTGTTATGTCCCGCTGAGCGCCTGGGAGACGCTGTTCCCCGGGAGCCCGCCCTATTCGACCTATGCCGTTGCCGCGACGGATGTCGAGCACGTCACCGAGGCCGGCAGGAACGCCACCGACTATCTCAACGAGGCCCTCGTCACCAACCCCGATGAGGCCCGCTTCAAGCCCATCGACATGCAACAGATCGAGGACGAGATCTCCTCAGTCACCCGCATCATGACCGGCATCATCGGCGGCATCGCGGCGATCTCCCTGCTCGTCGGAGGCATCGGCGTCATGAACATCATGCTCGTGTCGGTCGCAGAAAGAACCCGCGAAATCGGCGTACGCAAGGCTCTTGGAGCCACCCGGGGCCAGATCCTGCTGCAGTTCCTCATCGAGGCGATGGTGCTCACCTCCCTGGGCGGCATCATCGGCATTCTCTTCGCGTACGGCCTCACGGGACTGGTGGCTGCGGTGCTCGGTTATGAGTTCGTGCTCTCGATTCCGGTCACGGTCGCCGCGGTGTTGTTCTCGATGCTCGTCGGCGTGGTGTTCGGGCTTCTCCCGGCCAACCAGGCCGCCAAGCTGAGCCCGATCGAGGCCCTGCGCTACGAGTGA
- a CDS encoding CrcB family protein: protein MGTAASRQPRLLALVFAGGAVGTLARALLESAFPVGPGAFPWTTFGINIGGAFSLGLLLTVLARLGPDGGWRQAVRLGLGTGLLGGFTTYSLLAVETLQRLPLVGLGYAIASVVLGVAAAGLGVRAARLVVREPRP, encoded by the coding sequence GTGGGTACCGCCGCCTCTCGACAGCCCCGGTTGCTGGCGTTGGTCTTCGCCGGCGGCGCCGTGGGTACGCTCGCCCGCGCGCTGCTCGAGTCGGCGTTTCCGGTCGGTCCCGGGGCCTTCCCATGGACCACGTTCGGGATCAATATCGGTGGCGCCTTCTCTCTGGGGCTGCTGCTGACCGTGCTCGCGCGACTGGGCCCGGACGGGGGCTGGCGCCAGGCGGTGCGGCTGGGACTCGGGACCGGGCTGCTCGGAGGATTCACCACTTACAGCCTGCTGGCCGTCGAGACGCTGCAGCGGCTGCCGCTGGTGGGGCTGGGCTATGCGATCGCGTCGGTCGTGCTCGGTGTCGCCGCCGCCGGGCTCGGCGTTCGGGCCGCGCGACTGGTCGTCCGGGAGCCGCGGCCGTGA
- a CDS encoding AraC family transcriptional regulator encodes MDLRHRIHPALRGLVNRMQGYAFRLDPDAVHHGVPSPSATIIISFDEPLDVGWVDGRTERVQRWLLASGMHTSPALIHTHGVQHGIQLDLTPAGCRALLGLPIGPLCHTLADHADVPVGVPDDLHARMSAASWPERFDLLETHLLTAAMRARTDLPADLAYAWQLLGRTHGKVRVAELADQIGWSRRHLVNRFTAEFGLPPRDIGRLHRFGAAQAYAKKGAPWADVAVHAGYADQAHLSREFRALAGQTPSAWRADALGAAS; translated from the coding sequence ATGGACCTCCGGCACCGGATCCACCCGGCCCTGCGGGGACTGGTGAACCGCATGCAGGGGTACGCCTTCCGGCTCGACCCCGACGCGGTGCACCACGGCGTGCCCAGTCCCTCGGCGACCATCATCATCAGCTTCGACGAACCGCTCGACGTGGGTTGGGTCGACGGCCGGACGGAGCGGGTCCAGCGATGGCTGCTGGCGTCGGGGATGCACACCAGCCCGGCACTCATCCACACCCACGGCGTCCAGCACGGCATCCAGCTCGACCTCACGCCCGCCGGCTGCCGGGCGCTGCTCGGCCTGCCGATCGGTCCGCTGTGCCACACCCTCGCTGACCACGCCGACGTGCCCGTCGGCGTTCCGGATGACCTGCACGCCCGCATGAGCGCGGCTTCGTGGCCCGAACGGTTCGACCTGCTCGAGACGCACCTGCTGACTGCCGCCATGCGGGCCAGGACCGATCTGCCCGCCGACCTGGCGTACGCCTGGCAACTGCTCGGTCGGACCCACGGCAAGGTGCGCGTGGCGGAGCTGGCGGACCAGATCGGCTGGTCGCGCCGCCATCTCGTCAACCGATTCACCGCGGAGTTCGGGCTCCCGCCGCGCGATATCGGCCGACTGCATCGGTTCGGCGCGGCCCAGGCGTACGCGAAGAAGGGCGCCCCCTGGGCCGACGTCGCGGTGCACGCAGGCTATGCCGACCAGGCCCATCTGTCGCGGGAGTTCCGCGCACTCGCCGGCCAGACCCCGAGCGCCTGGCGAGCGGATGCGCTCGGCGCAGCGTCCTGA